ACACAGTCCTCTGAAGTTAGCTCACCATTGTGACGGGACCCTCAAGTGGAACCCTAGATTGGCGCTGGGGTATGTGGGACTTGAAATTACCACTGGTGATGAGGTTTAAGATTATGCTGTGAGAAATTGGCAGTGGATTGGGGCTGGGGTAAGTGGGGTTCTAGATTGGTGCTGGGTTAAGTGGGGAGCTGTAGAATGGAAGTGGGGCCCTAGATTGAGATTATCACTGAGGATGGGGTAAGTGGGGCATAGCGAGATTTTAAAATGACTCTGGGATTAGGACTCGACTGTTGCTGAGTTAAGTGAGACTTTGGAGTGGTTTATGGACGCGTGGGACTTTAAATTGGATCTGGATAAGTGGAACTTTATAATGGCTCTTAGGAAAGtggagttctggattgtgatgaGTAAAATGCGAACTTTTTACTCTGGCTCTGGGGTAACTGGAACTGCAGAACAGTACAGAGTTAAGTGGGACTTTAGAATGACTTTGGGGTAACTGAGACTCTAGATTGGTGCTGAGTTAATGGTACTTTGCTGTGGCTTTAGGCTAAATGTGGCTGTAGATTGGTGCTGAGGTAACTGGAGCTCTAAAACTACACTTGGGCATTTTGGGGCTTTCAGATGGTGCTGGAGAAAATGAGGCACTAGATTAGTGCAGTGATAATTAGAGATCTTATTTGTGTCCTTTGCTTCTCCAGTTGTCTTCACAGACCAGTTAGGAGAAGATGACACCCAGTTGTTCAGGGCTCATTTTGGGATGCAAATGTATTCCTGTTTTCTGCtgtaagaagttttttttttttttttggtctgtgtAGGTTTGTTCTCTTGAAATTTAAATGTAGGGTacgtttttcacatttttaaacaagtaAGACTTGTTCTTTTTAATCTTTACTGTTGCTTCTGTTCCGGCAATCACTTTTGCTGCTTTTAAAACTTGGCTAACTTGATTGACTTACATAATACGtactgaaattaaatttgttGAAGGgtctgttttttaatgtttcctgtgtgttttaGATGTATAAAGCTTTTCTCTTTGATTGCACATTGTATGCCTTGTGTGTCTGCCCTCTACAATTGCAATAGCAGTTCAAAAGGGTagagcattctctctctctctctctctctctctctctctatctgtctatctatctatctagtagTATCTCATTGGGCTCAGGTGATAAAGTGATGAGTACAGCGTCATTGTTATTTTTAGAATAGCTTTTCCGTGGAGACTGAAAGGGGAGGTGAGGGATGGGTGGAAATGCCAGGTCAGAGCTGGGTGTGAAAAGGGAACGGCCATCCTCACACTCATGGTATTTGGATAGGAACGTTTATCTGAGAGGGACTGGAGGCCAGAATTGGGTGTTTGAAAGGGACAAATGTGGGAAAATGGCACTTTATTggtgagagagaggcagagaattGTGTGTAAGTGGcatttatactgtttataaaGATTTTTACTCATTCATATCTTTGAATAGTTTAGTGTTAATTTTAAGAATGTATCTCTACACCAAAATGTATGAAACTGCTTATAAGAGTGGTAAATGTCTTGAAAATTATAACATGTAATTTATACTCTCCACCTCTCTCCCACTTTTCACTCTCTAGTCATTTTATGTGAGTGACCACCAGTATGTCCAGTATGTTGTTTCAGATCCAACTGTACATGATTTAGGCTAAAAATAACAAGTGACTACAGTGCCTGGCCAAACCACTGACCAAATATAGATCACCTGCCTATTTATGTCATACTACTGgtcatggcttttttttaaataaacaactccAAGCTCACAGTTCTTTTCATTCATAAGGGAGCTCAGCTCTAAGTGCTGTTTACCTGGACAGGGATTATGACACAGCTGTTTTTCATGATGTCACCGTTGCTGTTGCTGATGTGTGTCATTTTGTCAACTCATCTTGTCATGTTGTTCTTTTACAGATCTTATGTTTATAGAAGAACGtgttgaagatgatgaagaaccACCTTCGCTGCTCAGCTCTTATGTTTTTTATGGTAAGCATTTGGCCTGCCCTGATTTTCCACTTTATGTGTCAGATTACTGCATTACATTGATGATTGAAGTAttgctgaatgtgtgtgtgtgtgtgtgtgtgtctctatgtcTGACAAGTAGTGATTTTAGTGCATGTCTGTGGTacgtctgtctatctatctgtctatctatctatctatctatctatctatctaccacTATGCCcttggaaacactggaaaacactagaaaaaaagcagctagagaaatggcagcactgtcagcatggtgtgtgaattctggctgaCGAACACCATggtgatgaacaccattctttcGCTCATAATATTTCATTGAGTGTGCAGCACTTGCTCCATTGATGCCACAATGCAGCCTCTGTAGGCGTCTCTAGAGAACAAACAGAGCTCATAGCCTTCCTTtatgaacactcacacactgagctGAAAAAGGCTCTATACAGCAGTGCTGATTCAGAATCACTCAGCTGGCTAACATCCTATCAGGACATTTTTAAGGAGCTGAGCAAGGTCCTTTTTGAGAAACTGTAAGGAGGAAACTAAAATGGTTTGTCTTCCAAGCACAGAGTGAAGGCGAAAGCCAAGAAGTGTTCACTGTGCAAGTTTCCCGAAACTGTGAAAGAGCCCTAGGCTAATGTgtgtgacaaacacacacactccatcttacacacacagatgtagaCAGATGAGTCAGAAGTTCAACAGGTGCTGGGAAGCAGCCTTGGGCTAAATTTAGCTGAGTGGCAAAGAGAGTGTGACAAACCAAAAATACcactactgtatgtgtaaaataaaaagaattcacagtctgtgtgtgtgtgtgtgtgtgtgtgtgtgtgtggatacatgtatttgcactgtactgtgatGTTTTTCTATACACTTTAAGATCAGTTGGATTGTTTGCACATCCATATAAGTtttaaagtggtgtgtgtgtgtgtgtgtgtgtgtgttagtgtactaAGCCCAATTTGTTTACATTTGGCTGCAGCTGCTGTGGCCGTGGGTGGTGCTGGCTGCTCCATGTCAGACGGGtcaggcatgtgtgtgtctgcactgTCCTGCTGGACAGGAGCCGTCCACGGTGAGGGACAAAATagccacacatcacacacttacGCAACCAAAGAACCATCCAAAATAATACAGTTTATGTGGTGTGTTTTAGGCGTGCAGTGAAGTGGAGTTTCCTGATGCAGTGGTGGAGTGTCGTCGCTGTCCACCAGGCACTTTCTCAGACTCCCACGGTCCAGATCAGtgcagtgtacacacacagtgcaggagCCTGAACCGTCAACTGGTATCGCCCGGGACCTCGGAATCTGACGCAGTGTGTGGAGCCTGTCTGCCTGGGTAAAGCTACCGAAATGcacatttgcttttatttatttgtttggcaTGTTCTTTTATCAAATGTGACTTGATAATGAATGGAATGATTGTTGGCATTCAGGTTTTACCCTGCACTGAGTAAACGGAACTCCTTCACCCTGCGTTCTTGCATGAGGAGTGAgtacttttattaatattgtttcaTGGCAAAATGACATTTCACCTCTGTCCTATCAGGTTATTCATAACAATAATGATTAatcaataatgaataatttaacactttttatacatttaaaaggGTAATTCATTATAAAggttcaacaacaacaacaacaacaataataataataataataataataataaaaagaacaaGAATGAATGTCAATTTAAATAGCAGACAGTCTGTGTATTTAAAATGCAGTTAATGTaaaagtcaaaataaaatatttgagtcacaatgtaaatataatagaaataaataaacaaattattattattattattattattattattattattattattgtttctgctgttgttgttgttgaaccTTTGAACCTGctgttcttatttattatttgctaataataataataataataataataataataattatacatacaAAATTATATAACCAACTTATTCAAGCAAACAgaactaaaatattaaaaatcatttaataattataGTAGATCTAATAAAGAaattgttaatttattattaaataatagatATGATTACTTGGAGGAAACCAGgagaaaaactatttaaaaatgctCCTAATATATCTTGAAAAATGAACTTAAaaactgctactactaatagtaatattcatcttttttcttGGCTACGACATCTCCTGTGCGTCTATCCCAGCATCTCTGGTGCGTTTGCGGCGTAATGCGGGGAAGAGTGCCCGAGCGGGCGGAGCCGGATCAGGTGGAGAAGGAGTGGGTGGGGCTAACAGCACAGCTGTGCATGCAGCAGAGGAGAAGACTACAGAGTATGCCGTGTTTGCTCTCGTCCCTGTGTTCTGTGTGACGGGCCTGCTGGGCATCCTCATCTGCAACCTGCTCAAGAAGAAGGGCTACAATTGCACAACAGAGAAGGAGAGTGCAGAGGTGGAGGCAGGTGCGCTGCAGAAAGAGGgtaaccatgcacacacacatacacatgagtACCCATAATCTATCTCACTCCCTCTTTCTTTACGTACTGATGCTctgatgttcacacacacacacacacacacacccacacacacacaaaatgtactTCTACACATACATACCAAATACGAATTTCGATTAAAAGGCCAAAGACAGATGTGGACATACTTCTGTTATGTATGTGTACTTCAGTGTGCATATGTACATCACCTGGAAAATACATACACTTTCCAAGTAATATATACGTTTACCAGAGAGCTGGGAAATGGCTGCATATACTCAGAACTGCATCTTCCTGTTTTGACATATTTACCATGAGAACTAACCAACACCCAATTTTCACTGTTCTAAACAACTTTATTCATaccctcaccagccactttaataagaaagtaatttaataagaaatcaattaaataattgctcatacatgcaattatccaatcagccaatcctgttgcagcagcacaatgcataaaatcatgcagacacacgTCAGACATTGTTcacaaacattagaatggggaagaaatatgatctctgtgactttgaccatggcatggttgtttttgcaagatgggctggtttgagtattttagaaactgaagtctcctgggattttcacacacaacagtttacacagtatagtgtgaaaagcaaaaaaaaacaaaactatctagcgagcagcagttctgtgggtagaaatgccttgatgatgagagaagtcagaggagatcgaccagactggttcgagctggcAAGTCAATAACTTACTtaagtaaccactctttacaactgtgttgagtagaaaagcatctcagaatgttgaggcagatgggctacaagaacagaagaccacatcaggttacactcctgtcagccaagaacaggaatctaaggctacagtgggcacaggttcaccagaaatggacagctgaagattgtaaaaaaaattaaaaaataaataaaaaaaaagatcaggtgatg
The genomic region above belongs to Pangasianodon hypophthalmus isolate fPanHyp1 chromosome 6, fPanHyp1.pri, whole genome shotgun sequence and contains:
- the relt gene encoding tumor necrosis factor receptor superfamily member 19L isoform X1, producing the protein MMKNHLRCSALMFFMLLWPWVVLAAPCQTGQACVCLHCPAGQEPSTACSEVEFPDAVVECRRCPPGTFSDSHGPDQCSVHTQCRSLNRQLVSPGTSESDAVCGACLPGFYPALSKRNSFTLRSCMRTSLVRLRRNAGKSARAGGAGSGGEGVGGANSTAVHAAEEKTTEYAVFALVPVFCVTGLLGILICNLLKKKGYNCTTEKESAEVEAGALQKEGNPCPYVIEDQNEDTISALVRLITEKKENAAALEELLLEYEKKQTSGSKRSSIKFPGFLQFRSLPRLCTHHQHLHTINGLAPHSGLGCSRCSQKKWPQVLLPLTIDTNKTSCAASIPSSPGEGRVLNVGRFQVAQILEGDPVSVETTPAESSDTDSIDSTNVEPAEELSLLGVPSSANSPSSKSGQDMSE
- the relt gene encoding tumor necrosis factor receptor superfamily member 19L isoform X2; the protein is MMKNHLRCSALMFFMLLWPWVVLAAPCQTGQACVCLHCPAGQEPSTACSEVEFPDAVVECRRCPPGTFSDSHGPDQCSVHTQCRSLNRQLVSPGTSESDAVCGACLPGFYPALSKRNSFTLRSCMRTSLVRLRRNAGKSARAGGAGSGGEGVGGANSTAVHAAEEKTTEYAVFALVPVFCVTGLLGILICNLLKKKGYNCTTEKESAEVEAGNPCPYVIEDQNEDTISALVRLITEKKENAAALEELLLEYEKKQTSGSKRSSIKFPGFLQFRSLPRLCTHHQHLHTINGLAPHSGLGCSRCSQKKWPQVLLPLTIDTNKTSCAASIPSSPGEGRVLNVGRFQVAQILEGDPVSVETTPAESSDTDSIDSTNVEPAEELSLLGVPSSANSPSSKSGQDMSE